One segment of Bacteroides caecimuris DNA contains the following:
- a CDS encoding bifunctional dihydroorotate dehydrogenase B NAD binding subunit/NADPH-dependent glutamate synthase: protein MNKIISKERFSEKVFKFEIEAPLIAKSRKAGHFVIVRVGEKGERMPLTIAGSDLKKGTITLVVQEVGLSSTRLCELNEGDYITDVVGPLGQATHIEKFGTVVCAGGGVGVAPMLPIVQALKAAGNRVITVLAGRNKDLIILEKEMRESSDEVIIMTDDGSYGRKGLVTEGVEEVIKREKIDKCFAIGPAIMMKFVCLLTKKYEIPTDVSLNTIMVDGTGMCGACRITVGGKTKFVCVDGPEFDGHQVNFDEMLKRMGAFKNIEREEMHKLQPECEATKEIDEKSRNAAWRQELRKSMKPKERTAIPRVEMNELDAEYRSHSRKEEVNQGLTAEQAVTEAKRCLDCANPGCTEGCPVGIDIPRFIKNIERGEFLEAAKTLKETSALPAVCGRVCPQEKQCESKCIHLKMNEKPVAIGYLERFAADYERESGQISVPVIAEKNGIKIAVIGSGPAGLAFAGDMAKYGYDVTVFEALHEIGGVLKYGIPEFRLPNKIVDVEIDNLSKMGVNFIKDCIVGKTISVEDLKTEGFKGIFVASGAGLPNFMNIPGENSINIMSSNEYLTRVNLMDAASEDSDTPVAFGKNVAVIGGGNTAMDSVRTAKRLGAERAIIIYRRSEEEMPARIEEVKHAKEEGVEFLTLHNPIEYIADEQGCVKQVVLQKMELGEPDASGRRSPVAIPGATETIDIDLAIVSVGVSPNPIVPSSIKGLELGRKGTITVDDNMESSIPMIYAGGDIVRGGATVILAMGDGRKAAAAMNEQLKANAGN, encoded by the coding sequence ATGAACAAAATCATTAGCAAGGAACGCTTTTCCGAGAAAGTATTCAAATTTGAAATTGAAGCTCCTTTAATTGCTAAATCCCGTAAGGCAGGACACTTTGTCATCGTGCGTGTAGGTGAAAAAGGAGAACGTATGCCTTTGACTATCGCAGGTTCTGACCTCAAAAAAGGTACCATTACTTTGGTAGTGCAAGAAGTCGGGCTTTCTTCTACCCGTCTCTGTGAACTGAATGAAGGCGATTACATCACCGATGTAGTAGGCCCGCTCGGACAAGCTACCCACATTGAGAAATTCGGAACAGTGGTCTGCGCTGGTGGTGGTGTAGGCGTAGCTCCGATGCTTCCTATCGTACAAGCTTTGAAAGCAGCCGGCAACCGTGTTATCACTGTATTGGCCGGACGCAACAAAGACCTGATTATTTTAGAAAAAGAAATGCGCGAAAGCTCTGACGAAGTAATTATCATGACTGATGATGGCTCTTACGGTCGTAAAGGTTTGGTGACGGAAGGCGTAGAAGAAGTGATCAAACGCGAGAAAATAGACAAATGTTTCGCTATCGGTCCTGCCATCATGATGAAGTTCGTTTGCTTGCTGACTAAGAAATATGAAATTCCGACTGATGTTTCATTGAACACCATCATGGTGGATGGAACAGGTATGTGTGGTGCTTGCCGTATCACTGTAGGAGGAAAGACTAAATTCGTTTGTGTAGACGGTCCTGAATTCGACGGTCACCAAGTGAATTTTGATGAAATGCTGAAACGTATGGGCGCGTTCAAAAATATCGAGCGCGAAGAAATGCATAAACTGCAACCGGAATGTGAAGCAACCAAAGAAATCGACGAAAAAAGCCGTAATGCAGCCTGGAGACAGGAATTGCGCAAATCAATGAAACCGAAAGAACGTACAGCCATTCCCCGTGTAGAAATGAACGAGCTTGACGCTGAATATCGTTCACACAGCCGTAAAGAGGAAGTAAATCAAGGATTAACAGCAGAACAGGCCGTTACAGAAGCTAAGCGCTGCCTCGATTGTGCTAATCCGGGATGTACGGAAGGCTGTCCGGTAGGTATTGATATTCCTCGCTTCATTAAGAATATCGAACGTGGAGAATTTCTTGAAGCTGCTAAAACATTGAAAGAAACAAGTGCGCTTCCGGCGGTTTGCGGTCGTGTGTGTCCACAGGAAAAACAGTGCGAATCAAAATGTATTCATTTAAAAATGAATGAAAAGCCCGTCGCTATCGGTTATCTGGAACGTTTCGCAGCTGATTACGAACGTGAAAGCGGGCAAATCTCCGTACCTGTCATTGCAGAGAAGAACGGCATCAAAATAGCTGTGATCGGTTCGGGACCTGCCGGGTTGGCATTTGCCGGAGATATGGCTAAATATGGGTATGATGTAACTGTATTCGAAGCATTGCATGAGATTGGTGGTGTGTTGAAATATGGTATTCCAGAATTCCGTTTGCCAAACAAGATTGTAGACGTAGAAATCGATAACCTTAGCAAGATGGGTGTTAACTTCATCAAAGACTGTATCGTAGGAAAAACAATCAGCGTAGAGGATTTGAAAACTGAAGGTTTCAAAGGAATATTTGTAGCTTCCGGTGCCGGACTGCCTAACTTTATGAATATCCCGGGAGAGAATTCCATCAACATCATGTCGTCCAACGAATACCTCACTCGCGTTAATCTGATGGACGCTGCCAGTGAAGATTCGGACACTCCAGTAGCTTTCGGTAAAAACGTAGCAGTAATCGGTGGTGGTAATACAGCGATGGACTCTGTTCGTACCGCCAAACGTCTTGGTGCAGAGCGCGCTATCATTATCTATCGCCGTTCGGAAGAGGAAATGCCTGCACGTATCGAGGAAGTAAAACATGCTAAAGAAGAAGGAGTTGAATTCCTAACACTACATAATCCGATCGAATATATTGCTGATGAACAAGGTTGCGTAAAACAGGTTGTTTTGCAAAAGATGGAATTAGGTGAACCGGATGCTTCCGGACGTCGTAGTCCTGTAGCCATCCCGGGAGCAACAGAAACAATTGATATCGACCTGGCAATTGTCAGCGTCGGGGTATCTCCTAACCCAATTGTTCCAAGCTCCATCAAAGGACTGGAACTAGGACGAAAAGGAACCATCACTGTAGATGACAACATGGAATCTTCCATCCCTATGATTTATGCAGGAGGCGATATCGTTCGCGGTGGAGCTACTGTTATTCTGGCAATGGGCGATGGCCGTAAAGCCGCTGCCGCCATGAATGAACAATTGAAGGCAAACGCTGGTAACTAA
- the serS gene encoding serine--tRNA ligase — translation MLTIKQITENTEAVLRGLEKKHFKNAKETIDQVIALNNKRRSTQNELDKNLAEVNSLSRTIGQLMKEGKKEEAETARARVAELKEGNKELDAAMTQAATDMQNVLYTIPNIPYDEVPEGVGAEDNVVEKMGGMETELPKDALPHWELAKKYDLIDFDLGVKITGAGFPVYKGKGAQLQRALINFFLDEARKSGYTEIMPPTVVNAASGYGTGQLPDKEGQMYHCEVDDLYLIPTAEVPVTNIYRDVILEEKQLPIMNCAYTQCFRREAGSYGKDVRGLNRLHEFSKVELVRIDKPEHSKQSHQEMLNHVEGLLQKLELPYRILRLCGGDMSFTAALCFDFEVYSEAQKRWLEVSSVSNFDTYQANRLKCRYRNAEKKTELCHTLNGSALALPRIVAALLENNQTPEGIRIPKALVPYCGFDMID, via the coding sequence ATGCTTACCATTAAACAAATTACAGAGAACACAGAGGCGGTACTCCGCGGACTGGAAAAGAAGCATTTCAAGAATGCAAAGGAAACGATCGATCAAGTGATCGCTCTTAACAACAAGAGACGTAGCACACAAAATGAATTAGATAAAAACCTAGCAGAGGTTAACTCACTTTCGCGCACTATCGGCCAACTGATGAAGGAAGGAAAAAAAGAGGAAGCTGAAACTGCACGTGCCCGCGTTGCCGAACTGAAAGAAGGCAACAAAGAACTGGATGCTGCCATGACACAAGCTGCAACGGACATGCAGAATGTACTTTATACCATCCCCAACATTCCTTATGACGAAGTACCCGAAGGCGTAGGTGCTGAAGATAACGTTGTAGAAAAAATGGGAGGTATGGAAACCGAACTTCCCAAAGATGCACTCCCCCACTGGGAACTGGCAAAGAAATATGATTTAATAGACTTCGACTTGGGTGTAAAAATCACAGGTGCGGGTTTCCCTGTATACAAAGGTAAAGGAGCACAACTTCAACGCGCTCTTATCAACTTCTTCCTGGATGAAGCACGCAAATCCGGATATACCGAAATCATGCCGCCGACAGTAGTCAACGCCGCTTCCGGCTATGGCACAGGACAGCTTCCGGACAAAGAAGGACAGATGTATCATTGTGAAGTAGATGATTTATACCTGATCCCGACAGCAGAAGTTCCCGTGACTAACATCTACCGCGATGTAATTCTGGAAGAGAAACAATTACCTATAATGAATTGTGCGTATACACAATGTTTCCGTCGCGAAGCAGGTTCTTATGGTAAAGATGTACGTGGCCTGAATCGCCTGCACGAGTTCTCCAAAGTAGAATTGGTTCGCATCGACAAGCCCGAACATTCCAAACAATCTCACCAGGAAATGTTGAACCATGTAGAAGGATTGTTGCAAAAACTGGAACTCCCCTATCGCATTCTCCGTCTTTGCGGTGGAGATATGAGTTTCACTGCTGCTCTTTGCTTCGACTTCGAAGTATATTCAGAAGCACAGAAACGTTGGTTAGAAGTAAGTTCTGTATCTAATTTTGACACTTACCAAGCCAACCGCCTAAAATGCCGTTACCGTAATGCAGAAAAGAAAACCGAACTCTGCCACACGCTGAACGGTTCAGCATTAGCACTACCACGCATCGTTGCTGCCCTACTCGAAAACAACCAGACTCCGGAAGGTATCAGAATTCCGAAAGCATTGGTTCCGTATTGCGGCTTTGACATGATAGACTAA
- the rpmA gene encoding 50S ribosomal protein L27, producing the protein MAHKKGVGSSKNGRESQSKRLGVKIFGGEACKAGNIIVRQRGTEFHPGENIGMGKDHTLFALVDGTVSFKVGREDRRYVSVVPATEA; encoded by the coding sequence ATGGCACATAAGAAAGGTGTCGGTAGTTCTAAGAACGGCCGCGAATCACAGAGCAAGAGATTAGGCGTTAAGATATTTGGTGGCGAAGCTTGCAAAGCAGGTAACATCATCGTTCGTCAAAGAGGTACTGAATTCCACCCGGGTGAAAACATCGGAATGGGTAAAGACCACACTCTTTTCGCTTTAGTAGACGGAACAGTTAGTTTCAAAGTTGGTAGAGAAGACAGAAGATATGTTTCTGTAGTTCCTGCAACTGAAGCATAA
- the rplU gene encoding 50S ribosomal protein L21: MYAIVEINGQQFKAEAGQKLFVHHIEGAENGSTVEFEKVLLVDKDGNVTVGAPTVEGAKVVCQVVSNLVKGDKVLVFHKKRRKGYRKLNGHRQQFTELTITEVVA; this comes from the coding sequence ATGTACGCAATTGTAGAAATTAACGGTCAGCAGTTTAAAGCAGAAGCTGGTCAAAAGTTGTTCGTTCACCACATCGAAGGTGCAGAAAACGGTTCAACAGTAGAATTTGAAAAAGTTCTTTTGGTAGACAAAGACGGAAACGTTACAGTAGGTGCTCCTACCGTAGAAGGTGCTAAAGTTGTTTGCCAGGTTGTTTCAAACTTGGTTAAAGGCGACAAAGTTCTTGTTTTTCACAAGAAAAGAAGAAAAGGATACAGAAAATTAAACGGTCACCGTCAACAGTTCACTGAATTAACAATTACAGAAGTAGTAGCTTAA
- a CDS encoding C40 family peptidase, with translation MIEIQLMKAKLRFIYLLVGLAAIFSSCRTSAPRLDYQALARASILLGVDINLEDNHKLYLEAADWIGAPYRGGGDSKRGTDCSGLVYQVYRKVYRTQVPRNTEDLKKESNKVAKRNLREGDLVFFTSSRSKKKVAHVGIYLKNGKFIHSSTSKGVIVSNLNESYYTKHWISGGRIH, from the coding sequence ATGATTGAAATACAGTTGATGAAGGCAAAATTAAGATTTATCTATCTATTAGTTGGGCTGGCCGCTATATTTAGTTCCTGTCGCACTTCCGCTCCCCGGCTCGACTATCAAGCATTGGCACGAGCTTCTATTTTATTAGGTGTAGATATCAATCTGGAAGATAACCATAAGCTCTATCTCGAAGCAGCCGACTGGATAGGGGCTCCTTATCGTGGTGGAGGTGATTCTAAACGAGGAACAGATTGTTCGGGACTGGTTTATCAAGTGTATCGAAAAGTATACCGCACCCAAGTGCCACGCAATACGGAGGACTTGAAAAAAGAAAGTAATAAGGTCGCTAAGCGAAACCTTCGGGAAGGAGACTTGGTATTCTTCACCAGTAGCCGTTCAAAAAAGAAAGTAGCTCATGTGGGTATTTATCTGAAAAACGGAAAATTTATTCATTCCAGCACCAGTAAAGGAGTGATCGTCAGCAACTTGAACGAGAGTTATTATACCAAACACTGGATAAGCGGAGGCAGGATACATTAA
- a CDS encoding ABC transporter ATP-binding protein has translation MITIDKLKKNFGEKVAVDIEHYEINQGDMLGLVGNNGAGKTTLFRLMLDLLKADDGKVIVNDIDVSQSEDWKSITGAFIDDGFLIDYLTPEEYFYFIGKMYGLKKEEVDERLVPFERFMNGEVIGHKKLIRNYSAGNKQKIGIISAMLHYPQLLILDEPFNFLDPSSQSIIKHLLRKYNEEHQATVIISSHNLNHTVDVCPRIALLEHGVIIRDIINEDNSAEKELEDYFNVEEE, from the coding sequence ATGATTACCATTGATAAACTTAAAAAGAATTTCGGTGAAAAGGTTGCCGTAGACATAGAACATTACGAAATCAATCAAGGCGACATGCTCGGATTGGTGGGTAACAACGGTGCTGGTAAAACAACTCTTTTCCGATTGATGTTGGATCTACTGAAGGCAGACGATGGAAAAGTGATTGTAAATGATATTGATGTCAGCCAAAGTGAAGACTGGAAAAGCATTACCGGTGCTTTCATTGATGATGGCTTCCTGATCGATTATCTCACTCCGGAAGAATATTTCTATTTTATCGGGAAAATGTACGGACTCAAGAAAGAAGAAGTAGACGAACGTCTTGTCCCTTTCGAACGTTTTATGAACGGAGAAGTGATAGGACATAAAAAATTAATTCGCAACTACTCTGCCGGTAACAAGCAAAAGATCGGAATTATCTCCGCTATGCTTCATTATCCGCAATTATTAATCTTGGATGAACCGTTCAATTTCCTCGATCCAAGTTCCCAGTCAATCATCAAACATCTGCTTAGGAAATACAACGAGGAGCATCAGGCTACGGTTATCATATCCAGCCATAACCTCAATCATACCGTAGATGTATGTCCACGGATCGCTTTACTGGAACATGGGGTTATCATCCGGGATATTATCAACGAAGATAATTCCGCTGAAAAAGAGCTGGAAGATTATTTTAATGTAGAAGAAGAGTGA
- a CDS encoding DUF5687 family protein, whose protein sequence is MMILNELRKHGRLAAKRHPMYEKNKVAKILGYVMGAFWAGYLIFFGTTFAFGFSDMVPNREPYHVMNAVVLIFILALDFLLRVPLQKTPTQEVKPYLLLPVKRIRVIDFLLIRSGLSLFNLFWLFLFVPFSFITITKFFGISGVITYLIGILLLIIANNYWYLLCRTLINERIWWLLLPIAFYGGIGCLLFIPEDSPLFYFFMDLGDGYIQGNIFYFLGTILVIMLLWLINRKIMSGLIYAELAKVDDTQIQHVSEYKFFERYGEVGEYMRLELKMLLRNRRCKGALRNISIVIVAFSAALSFSSIYDGNLMTSFICVYNFAVFGMIILSQIMSFEGNYIDGLMSRKESIMSLLKAKYYTYSIGEIIPFILMIPAIIMNKLTLLGAFAWFFYTIGFIYFCFFQLAVYNKQTVPLNEKVTSRQNNSAIQMLVNFGAFGVPLILYSLLNALWGETITYTILLVIGIGFTLTSPLWIKNVYHRFMKRRYENMEGFRDSRQ, encoded by the coding sequence ATGATGATACTCAACGAACTACGTAAACATGGAAGGCTCGCCGCCAAACGGCATCCGATGTATGAAAAGAACAAAGTCGCTAAAATACTCGGTTATGTCATGGGCGCATTTTGGGCCGGTTACCTGATATTCTTCGGTACGACGTTCGCGTTCGGATTTTCAGATATGGTTCCCAACCGGGAACCATATCATGTAATGAACGCAGTGGTTCTGATCTTTATCCTGGCACTGGACTTCCTGTTGCGTGTTCCGTTACAAAAAACACCGACACAGGAGGTAAAACCTTACCTCCTGTTGCCGGTTAAACGAATTCGTGTCATCGACTTTTTACTAATCCGCTCGGGACTAAGTCTGTTCAACCTGTTCTGGTTGTTCCTGTTTGTCCCTTTTTCCTTCATCACTATTACCAAGTTTTTCGGTATCTCCGGTGTTATCACCTATCTTATCGGTATCTTACTATTAATTATTGCCAACAATTACTGGTATTTGCTTTGCCGCACTCTTATCAACGAACGTATTTGGTGGCTTCTATTACCTATCGCTTTCTACGGTGGAATAGGCTGCCTTCTTTTTATCCCCGAAGATAGCCCCCTCTTCTATTTCTTCATGGATCTGGGAGACGGATATATACAGGGAAACATTTTCTATTTTCTCGGCACCATACTTGTAATTATGCTTTTATGGCTGATTAACCGCAAGATCATGTCCGGGCTTATTTATGCAGAGCTAGCCAAAGTAGATGATACCCAAATACAACATGTCTCCGAATACAAATTCTTCGAACGCTACGGAGAAGTCGGCGAATACATGAGACTGGAACTGAAAATGCTCTTACGCAACCGCCGCTGCAAAGGTGCACTACGCAATATTTCTATCGTAATTGTAGCTTTCTCTGCTGCACTTAGCTTTTCCAGTATCTATGACGGTAATCTCATGACCTCTTTTATTTGTGTATACAATTTTGCCGTATTCGGAATGATTATCCTTTCACAGATTATGTCGTTCGAGGGCAACTACATTGATGGTCTGATGTCTCGCAAAGAATCGATTATGAGTTTGCTGAAAGCTAAATATTACACATACAGTATTGGTGAGATTATACCTTTCATATTGATGATCCCTGCTATCATCATGAACAAACTTACCTTACTGGGTGCTTTTGCCTGGTTTTTCTATACCATTGGCTTTATCTATTTCTGCTTCTTCCAACTGGCTGTTTACAACAAACAGACAGTACCTCTGAACGAAAAAGTAACAAGCCGACAAAACAATAGCGCCATACAGATGCTGGTCAATTTCGGTGCTTTCGGCGTACCGCTTATCTTATACAGCCTGTTAAATGCACTTTGGGGAGAAACAATTACTTACACAATCCTGTTAGTGATTGGTATCGGATTTACCCTGACCTCTCCTTTATGGATTAAAAATGTATATCATCGCTTCATGAAACGGCGGTACGAAAATATGGAAGGCTTCAGAGACAGCCGCCAATAG
- a CDS encoding M16 family metallopeptidase yields MKHLLRGLSIAVLIICCNFQPVLAQPMQQLPVDKNVRIGKLDNGLTYYIRHNALPEKRAEFYIAQKVGSILEEPQQRGLAHFLEHMAFNGTKHFPGDETGLGIVPWCETKGIKFGTNLNAYTGVEQTVYNISNVPTENINVIDSCLLILHDWSNAINLADKEIDKERGVIREEWRSRNSGMLRIMTDAQPTLYPDSKYADCMPIGSIDVINNFPYQDIRDYYAKWYRTDLQGIIIVGDINVDEIEAKLKKVFADVKAPVNPAERIYYPVADNQEPLIYIGTDKEVKNPSVNIFFKQDATPDSLKNTIAYYATNYMVSMAMNMLNNRLNELAQTANPPFTSAGAGYGEFFLAKTKEAFSLSASSKIDGIDLAMKTVLEEAERARRFGFTATEYERARANYMQAVESAYNEREKTKSGAYVNEYVNNFLDKEPIPGIEFEYMLVNQMAPNIPVDAINKFMQRLITDNNQVVLLAGPEKEGVKYPSKEEIAALLREMKSSDLKPYEDKVSNEPLISEDIKGGKIVSEKAGDVYGSTKLVLSNGVKVYVKPTDFKADQIIMKGVSFGGTSVFPNEEIINISQLNGVALVGGIGNFSKVDLGKALAGKRASVGSGISNATETISGSCSPKDFETMMQLTYLTFTSPRKDNEAFESYKNRLKAQLQNADANPMTAFSDTVTRALYGNHPRAVKMRESMVDQIDYDRIIEMYKDRFKDASDFTFYLVGNVNLEQMKPMIAKYLGALPSINRKETFKDNKMDIRKGQYKNEFAKKQETPMATIMFLYSGTCKYDLRNNILLSFLDQALDMVYTAEIREKEGGTYGVNCNGSLSKYPKEELVLQIVFQTDPAKTEKLSAVVVEQLNKMAKEGPSAEHMQKIKEYMLKKYKDAQKENGYWLNNLDEFFYTGIDNTKDYEKLVNSITAKEVQNFLAKLLKQNNEIQVVMTMPEESK; encoded by the coding sequence ATGAAACATTTATTACGTGGATTATCCATTGCAGTTCTTATCATATGCTGCAATTTTCAGCCCGTACTTGCACAACCCATGCAACAACTGCCTGTGGACAAGAATGTCCGTATCGGCAAGTTGGACAACGGACTTACTTATTACATTCGGCACAACGCACTCCCTGAGAAGCGTGCAGAATTCTACATTGCCCAGAAAGTAGGTTCTATTCTCGAAGAACCGCAGCAACGCGGTCTGGCTCACTTCCTGGAGCACATGGCTTTCAACGGGACCAAACACTTCCCAGGTGATGAAACCGGACTGGGCATCGTGCCCTGGTGCGAAACCAAAGGTATCAAGTTCGGTACGAACCTGAATGCGTATACCGGTGTCGAACAAACTGTCTATAATATCAGCAACGTGCCGACAGAGAACATCAATGTCATAGACTCCTGCCTGCTTATCCTTCACGACTGGTCAAATGCCATCAACCTTGCCGACAAAGAAATCGACAAAGAACGTGGCGTCATCCGTGAAGAATGGAGAAGCCGCAACAGCGGTATGCTCCGTATCATGACAGATGCGCAGCCCACCCTGTACCCCGATTCCAAATACGCTGACTGTATGCCTATCGGAAGCATCGACGTTATCAACAACTTCCCTTATCAGGATATCCGCGACTACTACGCGAAATGGTACCGCACAGACTTACAGGGAATTATCATCGTCGGCGACATCAACGTAGACGAGATAGAAGCGAAACTGAAAAAGGTTTTCGCCGACGTGAAAGCTCCTGTAAATCCTGCCGAACGTATCTACTATCCGGTAGCGGACAATCAGGAACCGCTTATCTACATCGGTACCGACAAGGAAGTGAAGAATCCGTCTGTCAACATCTTCTTCAAACAAGATGCCACCCCGGATTCTTTGAAAAACACCATCGCTTATTACGCTACGAACTACATGGTCAGCATGGCTATGAATATGCTGAACAACCGTTTGAATGAACTTGCCCAGACAGCCAACCCGCCTTTCACCAGCGCAGGAGCAGGATACGGCGAATTCTTCCTTGCCAAAACGAAAGAAGCATTCAGCCTAAGCGCAAGCAGCAAAATAGACGGTATCGACCTGGCAATGAAGACTGTACTGGAAGAAGCTGAACGCGCACGCCGCTTCGGATTCACGGCTACAGAATATGAACGTGCACGCGCCAACTATATGCAAGCCGTAGAATCCGCTTACAACGAACGTGAAAAGACAAAGAGCGGCGCATACGTTAACGAATACGTGAACAACTTCCTTGACAAAGAGCCGATTCCGGGCATCGAATTCGAATATATGCTTGTCAATCAGATGGCACCGAACATTCCGGTAGATGCAATCAACAAGTTTATGCAACGGCTTATCACCGACAACAACCAAGTGGTCCTGCTTGCCGGTCCCGAAAAAGAAGGTGTGAAATATCCCAGCAAGGAAGAAATCGCTGCCCTGCTGAGAGAGATGAAGTCATCCGACCTGAAACCGTATGAAGACAAAGTTTCTAACGAACCGCTTATCTCCGAAGACATCAAAGGCGGAAAGATTGTATCCGAAAAAGCAGGAGATGTCTATGGCAGTACGAAACTGGTACTTTCCAATGGTGTGAAGGTATATGTGAAGCCGACAGATTTCAAAGCCGACCAGATTATCATGAAAGGTGTAAGCTTCGGTGGTACAAGCGTATTCCCGAACGAAGAAATCATCAATATCTCCCAGTTGAACGGTGTAGCCCTGGTAGGTGGAATCGGCAATTTCAGCAAAGTAGACTTGGGCAAGGCTCTTGCCGGCAAACGTGCGTCAGTAGGTTCAGGCATCAGCAATGCTACCGAAACTATTTCCGGTAGCTGTTCTCCGAAAGATTTCGAGACAATGATGCAACTTACTTACCTGACATTCACTTCTCCGCGTAAGGACAATGAAGCATTCGAATCTTATAAGAACCGCCTGAAAGCGCAACTTCAAAATGCAGATGCCAACCCGATGACTGCGTTCAGCGATACAGTGACACGTGCTTTATACGGCAACCACCCACGTGCTGTCAAGATGAGAGAAAGCATGGTAGACCAAATCGACTATGACCGTATCATTGAAATGTACAAAGACCGTTTCAAAGATGCAAGCGACTTTACCTTCTATCTGGTAGGAAACGTAAATCTGGAACAGATGAAACCGATGATTGCCAAATACTTGGGCGCTCTGCCGTCTATCAACCGCAAAGAGACTTTCAAGGATAACAAGATGGATATCCGCAAGGGACAATACAAGAATGAATTTGCCAAGAAACAGGAAACTCCGATGGCTACCATCATGTTCCTTTACAGCGGCACTTGCAAATATGACTTGCGCAACAACATCCTGCTCAGCTTCCTCGACCAGGCTTTGGATATGGTTTACACAGCAGAAATCCGTGAAAAAGAAGGCGGTACATACGGCGTGAACTGTAACGGAAGTCTTAGCAAATATCCGAAAGAGGAACTAGTTCTTCAGATTGTATTCCAGACCGACCCTGCCAAAACAGAAAAACTGTCTGCCGTTGTTGTAGAACAGTTGAACAAGATGGCTAAAGAAGGCCCGTCTGCCGAACACATGCAGAAGATTAAGGAATATATGTTGAAGAAGTACAAGGATGCTCAGAAAGAAAACGGCTACTGGCTCAATAATCTGGACGAATTCTTCTACACCGGCATCGACAATACAAAAGACTATGAAAAGTTGGTCAACAGCATCACAGCAAAAGAAGTCCAGAATTTCCTTGCCAAGCTGCTGAAACAGAACAACGAAATCCAAGTCGTTATGACTATGCCGGAAGAAAGCAAATAA
- the kdsA gene encoding 3-deoxy-8-phosphooctulonate synthase, giving the protein MIELKNNPAGNFFLLAGPCVIEGEEMAMRIAERVVKITEALQIPYVFKGSYRKANRSRLDSFTGIGDEKALKVLQKVRDTFGVPTVTDIHSAEEAEMAAEYVDILQIPAFLCRQTDLLVAAAKTGKTINIKKGQFLSPLAMQFAADKVVETGNKNVMLTERGTTFGYQDLVVDYRGIPEMQTFGYPVILDVTHSLQQPNQTSGVTGGMPQLIETIAKAGISVGVDGIFIETHENPAVAKSDGANMLKLDLLEGLLTKLVRIREAIK; this is encoded by the coding sequence ATGATAGAACTTAAAAACAATCCTGCCGGCAATTTCTTCCTACTTGCCGGTCCTTGTGTGATAGAAGGCGAAGAGATGGCAATGCGTATTGCCGAACGAGTGGTTAAAATCACCGAAGCATTGCAGATTCCTTATGTATTCAAAGGGTCTTACCGCAAGGCAAACCGCTCACGCCTGGATTCGTTTACAGGTATCGGCGATGAGAAAGCGCTGAAAGTGCTGCAAAAGGTACGCGATACGTTCGGAGTTCCTACCGTAACAGATATCCATAGTGCCGAAGAAGCAGAAATGGCAGCCGAATATGTGGATATTCTTCAGATTCCTGCTTTCCTTTGTCGCCAGACAGACCTGTTGGTAGCAGCCGCCAAGACCGGAAAGACGATTAACATCAAGAAAGGACAGTTCCTCTCACCTTTGGCTATGCAGTTTGCTGCCGACAAAGTAGTGGAAACCGGAAACAAGAATGTGATGCTGACCGAACGCGGAACAACTTTCGGTTATCAGGATTTGGTCGTTGACTATCGCGGTATCCCCGAAATGCAGACATTCGGTTATCCTGTCATCCTGGATGTCACCCATTCATTGCAACAGCCCAACCAAACCAGCGGAGTGACCGGTGGAATGCCGCAACTGATAGAAACCATAGCCAAAGCAGGCATTTCCGTAGGCGTTGACGGCATCTTTATCGAAACGCACGAAAATCCTGCTGTAGCCAAAAGTGACGGTGCCAATATGCTCAAATTAGACCTGTTGGAAGGGCTGTTAACTAAGTTAGTCCGCATACGCGAAGCTATAAAATGA